A window from Enterocloster bolteae encodes these proteins:
- the guaB gene encoding IMP dehydrogenase, whose amino-acid sequence MGTIIGEGITFDDVLLVPAFSEVIPNQVDLTTHLTKKIKLNIPLMSAGMDTVTEHRMAIAMARQGGIGIIHKNMSIEAQAEEVDRVKRSENGVITDPFFLSPEHTLKDANDLMAKFRISGVPITEGRKLVGIITNRDLKFEEDFDRPIKECMTTKNLVTAREGVTLKEAKAILAKARVEKLPIVDDDFNLKGLITIKDIEKQIKYPLSAKDAQGRLLCGAAVGITANVLERVGALVDAKVDVVVLDSAHGHSANVIRCVKMIKEAYPDLQVVAGNVATAEATRALIEAGADSVKVGIGPGSICTTRVVAGIGVPQVTAVMNCYSVAKEYGVPIIADGGIKYSGDVTKAIAAGGSVCMMGSIFAGCDESPGTFELYQGRKYKVYRGMGSIAAMENGSKDRYFQTDAKKLVPEGVEGRVAYKGMVEDTVFQLLGGLRSGMGYCGAQDITTLQETAQFVKISAASLKESHPHDIHITKEAPNYSIEE is encoded by the coding sequence ATGGGTACAATTATCGGCGAAGGCATAACCTTTGATGATGTACTTCTGGTACCGGCATTTTCAGAAGTGATTCCCAACCAGGTAGACCTGACCACACATTTGACAAAGAAGATTAAACTGAACATCCCGCTTATGAGCGCCGGCATGGATACGGTAACAGAGCACCGCATGGCCATCGCCATGGCCAGGCAGGGAGGTATCGGTATCATTCATAAGAATATGTCCATTGAAGCCCAGGCCGAGGAAGTGGACCGGGTTAAGCGTTCTGAAAACGGTGTTATCACAGACCCATTTTTCCTTTCACCGGAGCACACTCTTAAGGATGCCAACGATCTGATGGCAAAATTCCGCATATCCGGCGTTCCCATCACAGAGGGCAGGAAGCTGGTGGGCATTATTACCAACCGTGATTTAAAGTTTGAGGAGGATTTTGACCGTCCCATCAAGGAGTGCATGACCACAAAGAACCTGGTTACAGCCAGGGAGGGCGTAACCTTAAAGGAAGCAAAGGCCATTTTAGCAAAGGCAAGAGTGGAGAAGCTGCCGATTGTGGACGATGATTTCAATTTGAAAGGCCTTATCACCATCAAGGACATTGAGAAGCAGATTAAGTATCCGTTGTCCGCAAAGGACGCACAGGGACGTCTGCTGTGCGGCGCTGCCGTTGGCATCACTGCCAATGTGCTGGAACGTGTAGGAGCATTGGTGGACGCAAAGGTGGACGTGGTGGTTCTGGACTCCGCCCATGGCCATTCAGCCAATGTAATCCGCTGCGTGAAGATGATTAAGGAAGCATATCCGGACCTTCAGGTGGTGGCTGGAAATGTTGCCACGGCAGAGGCCACCAGAGCGCTGATTGAGGCTGGGGCCGATTCCGTCAAGGTAGGCATAGGACCTGGTTCCATCTGTACCACCCGCGTGGTGGCAGGCATTGGCGTGCCCCAGGTTACGGCGGTGATGAACTGCTACAGCGTTGCCAAGGAGTACGGCGTACCCATTATCGCGGATGGAGGAATCAAGTATTCCGGCGATGTGACAAAGGCCATTGCGGCAGGCGGCAGCGTGTGTATGATGGGAAGCATCTTCGCGGGATGTGACGAAAGCCCGGGCACCTTTGAGCTGTACCAGGGACGTAAGTATAAGGTATACCGCGGCATGGGATCCATTGCTGCCATGGAAAACGGAAGCAAGGACCGCTATTTCCAGACAGATGCAAAGAAGCTGGTGCCCGAAGGCGTGGAAGGTCGCGTGGCTTATAAGGGAATGGTGGAGGATACTGTGTTCCAGCTCTTGGGCGGCCTGCGCTCCGGTATGGGATACTGCGGCGCCCAGGACATCACAACTCTTCAGGAGACAGCCCAGTTTGTAAAGATTTCCGCTGCGTCCTTAAAGGAGAGCCATCCTCATGATATCCATATTACCAAGGAGGCTCCCAACTATTCAATTGAAGAATAG
- a CDS encoding NUDIX domain-containing protein, with the protein MEQKSRLTTLCYIEKAGAYLMLHRISKKNDVNKDKWIGVGGHFEGDESPEDCLLREVREETGLTLTSWRFRGLVTFIAEGWDTEYMCLYTADKYEGEMIPCNEGTLEWVKKEDVLSLNLWEGDKIFFKLLNEDAPFFSLKLAYQGDRLSEAVLNGKQLELFDVLDADGKKTGVVRERSLVHMDGVPHRTAHIWVVRKNKDKTYDLLLQKRSRGKDSYPGCYDISSAGHVQAGDEFLPSAIRELKEELGIEAGEEDLEFAGYHKGYMEEVFYGRMFRDSEVSAVYVYSKPVDADRLTLQKEEVESVMWMGLGQCVEAVRNNGIPNCIYLDELEMIEGYLCRSQEK; encoded by the coding sequence ATGGAACAAAAAAGCAGGCTGACAACGCTGTGCTATATAGAAAAAGCGGGGGCATATCTGATGCTCCACAGAATCAGCAAAAAGAATGACGTGAATAAGGATAAGTGGATTGGAGTGGGCGGGCATTTTGAAGGGGACGAGAGCCCGGAGGACTGCCTGCTCAGGGAAGTGAGAGAGGAAACAGGACTTACTCTCACATCCTGGCGGTTCAGGGGGCTGGTCACATTCATCGCGGAGGGCTGGGATACAGAGTACATGTGTCTGTATACTGCGGACAAATATGAGGGGGAAATGATTCCCTGCAACGAGGGTACGCTGGAGTGGGTAAAGAAGGAGGACGTGCTGTCCCTGAATCTGTGGGAAGGGGATAAAATCTTTTTTAAGCTGTTAAATGAGGATGCCCCCTTCTTTTCACTGAAACTGGCTTACCAGGGAGACCGGCTGAGTGAGGCTGTTCTGAACGGAAAACAGTTGGAATTGTTCGATGTACTGGATGCGGACGGAAAGAAGACTGGAGTGGTCCGGGAGCGGAGCCTGGTCCACATGGACGGGGTTCCCCACAGGACTGCCCATATATGGGTTGTGAGGAAAAATAAGGATAAAACATACGATCTTCTGCTGCAGAAGCGGAGCAGGGGAAAGGATTCCTATCCTGGCTGTTATGACATTTCCTCGGCAGGCCATGTGCAGGCCGGTGATGAATTCCTGCCGTCCGCCATCCGTGAACTGAAGGAGGAGCTGGGAATTGAGGCCGGGGAGGAGGACCTGGAATTTGCCGGGTATCACAAGGGATATATGGAAGAAGTGTTTTACGGGAGGATGTTCAGGGACAGTGAAGTCAGTGCTGTGTATGTGTACAGCAAACCAGTGGATGCAGACCGTCTTACCCTTCAGAAAGAAGAGGTGGAGAGCGTCATGTGGATGGGGCTTGGCCAGTGTGTGGAGGCGGTGAGAAACAACGGGATTCCAAATTGTATATATCTGGATGAGCTGGAGATGATTGAGGGGTATTTGTGCCGGAGCCAGGAGAAATAG
- a CDS encoding dihydrodipicolinate synthase family protein, translating to MKVKDTIKKPYGICPASMTIWNADQTYNKKGMEKYLTWLLDNGAQSISICGSTGENIAMNMEEQREIIEHVSGFLGGQVPLVCGTGRYDTLNTIKMSKFAQDHGADCVMVILPFYLNPHKKAVMQHFRDLREALDIEIMVYNNPWFAGYELSVQEVKELVDDGTIQCIKAAHGDPNRVHELKYHCKDDLTVFYGHDYAAMEGLLAGADGWLSGFPAVLPKQCRRLQDACFAKDVDAAIAAQNNIQPYIDYFFYDKVNGVPHWQEICKYTLQAQGLDVGLPRKPLGELDDANKKKIEKLLADME from the coding sequence ATGAAAGTGAAAGACACAATCAAGAAACCTTACGGTATCTGCCCGGCATCCATGACCATCTGGAATGCAGACCAGACTTACAACAAGAAGGGTATGGAGAAGTACCTGACCTGGCTGCTGGATAATGGCGCACAGTCTATTTCCATCTGCGGAAGCACTGGCGAGAACATTGCCATGAACATGGAAGAGCAGAGGGAAATCATTGAACATGTATCTGGTTTCTTAGGCGGTCAGGTTCCTCTGGTATGCGGTACAGGCAGATACGATACCCTGAATACCATCAAGATGAGCAAGTTCGCACAGGACCACGGTGCTGACTGTGTCATGGTGATCCTTCCATTCTACCTGAATCCTCATAAGAAGGCAGTTATGCAGCATTTCAGGGATTTAAGGGAAGCGCTGGATATCGAAATCATGGTTTACAACAATCCCTGGTTTGCCGGCTATGAGCTGAGCGTACAGGAGGTCAAGGAGCTGGTGGATGACGGTACCATACAGTGCATCAAGGCAGCCCACGGCGACCCCAACAGGGTCCACGAACTGAAGTACCACTGCAAGGATGACCTGACTGTATTCTACGGACATGACTATGCTGCCATGGAAGGCCTCCTGGCCGGAGCGGACGGCTGGCTGTCAGGTTTCCCGGCCGTACTTCCAAAGCAGTGCCGCAGACTTCAGGATGCCTGCTTCGCAAAAGATGTGGATGCAGCCATTGCAGCCCAGAACAATATCCAGCCATATATTGATTATTTCTTCTATGATAAGGTCAACGGGGTTCCCCACTGGCAGGAAATCTGTAAGTACACCTTACAGGCACAGGGCCTGGATGTAGGTCTGCCCCGCAAGCCGTTGGGCGAGCTGGATGACGCCAATAAGAAAAAGATCGAGAAATTACTTGCAGACATGGAGTAA
- a CDS encoding serine hydrolase: MRLKKWKSFLCICTSCTLLMSMAASANPAAITPLEESQVSSFQSGNQTSDQGMVSSQGPGSESGSDGAVISSDGPSSSGSPSPSGSPSSSGSPSTSGSPSPSGSPSTSGSPSTSGTPSPSESPSLLGSPSQNPSASQAAGTFDQTAAASVQKPEIASEGAVLMDAATGTVLFSKNGDKQFYPASITKLMTALLVAENCSLDDKVTFSATATTNLEAGAVSINMTAGDVMTVRQCLYALLLKSANEVGNALAEHVAGSNAKFAEMMNAKAAALGCTNTHFTNPHGLNDSNHYTTPHDMALIARAAFQNDVVKTVASTRTYTLPATIKNSSGLTVTIGHKMLNPNDARYYPGVIGGKTGYTSKAGNTLVTAVEKDGVRLIAVIMKSKSTHYTDTKALFDYGYELVKAGALSGSAGSTGSSDNAGTTGSSSGTGNAGPGTSSAKGWVQDSNGWYYVKDNGAKAANEWVTADGVSYWIDSNTYMAKGWRQVNGKWYFLRSNGAMARNQWEKVEENGQWFYLGADGAMLTNTTTPDGSRVDESGAWVQ, from the coding sequence ATGAGACTTAAGAAATGGAAATCATTTTTATGTATATGCACCAGCTGTACCCTGTTGATGAGTATGGCAGCTTCAGCTAATCCGGCTGCCATCACGCCTTTGGAAGAAAGCCAGGTATCTTCCTTCCAGTCCGGGAACCAGACCTCTGACCAGGGGATGGTATCGTCCCAGGGACCGGGTTCGGAATCCGGAAGTGACGGAGCGGTCATTTCATCTGACGGGCCATCCTCATCAGGAAGTCCGTCCCCGTCAGGAAGCCCGTCCTCGTCAGGAAGCCCGTCCACCTCAGGGAGCCCGTCCCCGTCAGGAAGCCCGTCCACCTCAGGGAGTCCTTCCACGTCAGGAACCCCCTCCCCGTCAGAAAGCCCCTCTTTATTGGGAAGTCCGTCGCAGAATCCGTCAGCCAGCCAGGCTGCCGGGACCTTTGACCAGACGGCCGCAGCTTCCGTGCAGAAGCCGGAGATAGCTTCGGAGGGAGCCGTGCTCATGGATGCTGCCACGGGAACCGTCCTGTTTTCCAAGAACGGGGACAAACAGTTCTATCCGGCAAGTATCACCAAGCTGATGACAGCCCTGCTGGTGGCGGAGAACTGCAGTCTGGATGACAAGGTCACATTTTCAGCAACAGCTACCACGAACCTGGAAGCGGGCGCTGTATCCATCAATATGACGGCAGGGGATGTGATGACTGTGCGCCAGTGTCTTTATGCCCTGCTTCTCAAATCAGCCAATGAAGTGGGAAATGCCCTTGCGGAACATGTGGCTGGCAGCAATGCCAAATTTGCGGAGATGATGAACGCCAAGGCAGCGGCCCTGGGGTGTACCAATACACATTTTACAAATCCTCACGGCCTCAATGACTCCAATCATTACACCACACCCCATGATATGGCTCTGATTGCAAGGGCGGCGTTTCAGAATGATGTGGTGAAGACGGTGGCGTCCACGCGCACGTATACGCTGCCTGCTACCATAAAGAATTCTTCCGGGCTTACCGTGACCATTGGACACAAGATGCTGAACCCCAACGATGCCAGGTATTATCCGGGCGTTATCGGAGGAAAGACCGGTTATACGTCCAAAGCGGGAAATACCCTGGTGACAGCAGTGGAGAAGGACGGAGTCAGATTGATTGCCGTTATTATGAAAAGCAAATCGACTCATTATACGGATACGAAGGCATTGTTCGATTACGGATATGAACTGGTGAAGGCAGGTGCTTTAAGCGGCAGCGCAGGCAGTACAGGCAGTTCAGATAACGCAGGCACGACAGGCAGTTCTTCCGGCACGGGAAATGCCGGTCCGGGAACATCCTCAGCCAAGGGCTGGGTACAGGACAGCAATGGATGGTACTATGTGAAGGATAACGGGGCCAAGGCTGCCAATGAGTGGGTTACGGCAGACGGTGTTTCCTACTGGATTGATTCCAATACATATATGGCCAAGGGATGGCGCCAGGTAAACGGCAAATGGTATTTCCTGCGCTCCAACGGAGCCATGGCCAGGAACCAGTGGGAAAAGGTGGAAGAAAACGGCCAGTGGTTCTATCTGGGCGCGGACGGCGCCATGCTGACCAACACAACCACGCCGGATGGCTCGCGGGTGGATGAGAGCGGGGCGTGGGTGCAGTAA
- a CDS encoding DUF3788 domain-containing protein, whose translation MYERMLDKQNKPAFDDMAAYCGKGMELFIRINEWLSDTCSTVQEITFPYGNKYGWAVAHRKKKKLICNVFAENGAFTVMIRLSNAQFHLVYDQVEKETQECIDNKYPCGDGGWIHYRVAGEAHFCDIQKLLEMKCLS comes from the coding sequence ATGTATGAAAGAATGCTTGACAAGCAGAATAAACCGGCATTTGATGATATGGCCGCGTACTGCGGCAAAGGTATGGAGTTGTTTATCCGAATCAATGAGTGGTTGTCAGATACATGCAGCACTGTGCAGGAGATTACTTTTCCCTATGGGAATAAATATGGCTGGGCTGTTGCCCATAGAAAGAAGAAAAAGCTGATTTGCAATGTGTTTGCGGAGAATGGCGCCTTTACCGTTATGATTCGGTTGTCAAACGCACAATTTCATTTGGTATATGACCAGGTTGAGAAAGAAACTCAGGAATGTATCGACAACAAATACCCTTGTGGTGATGGCGGATGGATCCACTACCGCGTTGCCGGTGAAGCTCATTTCTGTGATATACAAAAATTGCTGGAAATGAAATGTTTATCATGA
- a CDS encoding ABC transporter ATP-binding protein, whose protein sequence is MLKVNGIDAYYGDVCALHDISLEIGDDEIISIIGSNGAGKTTLMNCIVGWVKVKKGNVEFNGQDITNLPTHSITRTGVVQIPEGREIFSNMTVLENLEMGSYSIKRSKKEMNAKIEEMYDLFPRLKERMGQKAGSLSGGEQQMLAIARGLMGDPKLLMCDEPSLGLAPVIVDDMFDIFLRINKEKHLPILIVEQNAFMALEVSSRCYVLENGRMVITASSEELAKSDTIKKSYLGG, encoded by the coding sequence ATGTTAAAAGTCAATGGGATTGACGCTTATTACGGCGATGTCTGTGCATTGCATGATATTTCCCTTGAAATAGGCGATGACGAAATTATATCCATCATCGGTTCAAACGGCGCTGGAAAGACCACGCTTATGAACTGTATCGTGGGCTGGGTGAAGGTAAAAAAGGGCAATGTGGAGTTTAACGGACAGGATATAACCAATCTGCCCACACACAGCATAACCAGGACCGGAGTGGTGCAGATTCCGGAGGGAAGGGAAATATTCTCCAACATGACAGTCCTGGAGAACCTTGAGATGGGGAGCTACAGCATAAAGCGGTCCAAGAAGGAAATGAATGCCAAAATTGAGGAGATGTATGACTTGTTTCCGCGCCTGAAGGAGAGAATGGGCCAGAAGGCGGGATCCTTAAGCGGCGGTGAGCAGCAGATGTTAGCTATAGCCAGAGGGCTGATGGGAGATCCCAAGCTCCTGATGTGCGATGAACCATCCCTGGGCCTGGCTCCCGTGATTGTGGACGATATGTTTGATATATTTTTGAGAATCAACAAGGAAAAGCATCTGCCGATCCTGATTGTGGAGCAGAACGCCTTCATGGCCCTGGAAGTATCCAGCCGCTGTTACGTGCTGGAAAATGGGCGTATGGTAATTACTGCCTCCAGTGAGGAGCTGGCTAAAAGTGATACCATCAAAAAATCCTATCTGGGCGGATAA
- a CDS encoding electron transfer flavoprotein subunit beta/FixA family protein has product MKCIVCVKQVPDTANVEVDPVTGVLKRDGTQSKLNPYDLYAMESALGLKEQLGGTVDVITMGPGQAREALKECMCMGADRAGLISDRKFAGADVVATSYTLSQGIRRMGEYDLILCGKQTTDGDTAQVGPEVAQWLGIPHASNVLEIRETGEGRIRVRMNMDGYEQIQAMDLPCLITMDKDVNTPRLPSYKREKELREGYLREFSLTDLEDQDESHYGLSGSPTQVERIFPPEKSECREMFDGSPDVLADKMYHVLRETKFI; this is encoded by the coding sequence ATGAAATGTATTGTGTGCGTGAAGCAGGTGCCGGATACCGCCAATGTGGAGGTGGACCCGGTAACCGGAGTGCTGAAGCGGGACGGGACCCAGTCCAAGCTGAATCCGTATGATCTCTATGCCATGGAGTCCGCCCTTGGGTTGAAAGAGCAGCTGGGGGGTACCGTGGATGTCATCACCATGGGGCCGGGACAGGCCAGGGAGGCGTTAAAGGAGTGTATGTGCATGGGGGCTGACCGTGCGGGACTGATCAGCGACAGGAAATTTGCAGGTGCAGACGTGGTGGCTACCAGCTATACCTTATCCCAGGGCATACGCAGGATGGGGGAGTATGATCTCATTCTCTGCGGCAAACAGACCACGGACGGGGACACGGCACAGGTAGGGCCGGAGGTGGCCCAGTGGTTGGGAATACCCCATGCCTCCAATGTTCTGGAAATCAGGGAGACAGGGGAGGGACGGATACGGGTGCGTATGAATATGGACGGATATGAACAGATACAGGCCATGGATTTGCCATGCCTGATTACCATGGACAAGGATGTGAATACGCCGAGGCTCCCTTCCTATAAACGGGAAAAGGAACTGCGGGAGGGATATTTGAGGGAGTTTTCCCTTACGGACCTGGAGGACCAGGATGAGAGCCACTATGGTTTGTCCGGATCGCCCACCCAGGTGGAGCGTATATTCCCGCCGGAGAAGAGTGAATGCAGGGAAATGTTCGACGGAAGCCCTGATGTGCTTGCTGATAAGATGTATCATGTGCTGAGAGAAACAAAGTTTATATAG
- a CDS encoding branched-chain amino acid ABC transporter permease produces MKKKLKLKSLHFAVGALVIGAFLPIFIKNDYYMMVLNRVLINIIVVLGLNFITGLTGQMNLGTAGIFALGAYSSALFTRYTNLTPWLGLIAAVIMGILIGRGLGYPSLRVRGVYLSLTTIGFGEVVRLLISNTPKFTGGTQGIRNIRPYNIGSYQIQSQKEMYYLFLVFTAIAFFIAWRIAYSKWGRIFKSLRDNVEAVEMSGVDIASCKIKAFTVASIFGTVAGAMYAHYMGYINPSTFNLDLSTNYVVMLMVGGLGSVVGTIFGSAIVTILPEMLRFLGNYYQIVFCSIILLGAIFFPDGWVSAATGLFMKMYQRISGKSYAEGGE; encoded by the coding sequence ATGAAGAAAAAGCTGAAACTTAAATCACTGCATTTCGCCGTGGGAGCCCTTGTGATTGGCGCTTTTCTGCCGATATTCATTAAAAATGATTACTACATGATGGTCCTTAACCGCGTGCTCATCAATATTATCGTGGTATTAGGCCTGAATTTCATCACTGGTCTGACCGGCCAGATGAATCTGGGCACAGCGGGAATCTTTGCGCTGGGCGCTTATTCCTCTGCCCTGTTTACCAGATACACGAATCTGACGCCCTGGCTGGGGCTGATTGCGGCAGTTATCATGGGAATCCTTATCGGCAGGGGACTGGGATATCCCAGCCTGAGAGTCAGGGGGGTATATCTGTCCCTGACCACCATTGGATTCGGGGAGGTGGTGCGCCTGCTGATTTCCAATACGCCGAAATTCACGGGAGGCACCCAGGGCATCCGCAATATACGGCCCTATAACATCGGAAGCTACCAGATACAGAGCCAGAAGGAAATGTATTACCTGTTTCTGGTATTTACCGCCATTGCTTTTTTTATTGCCTGGCGCATTGCCTATTCCAAGTGGGGGAGGATTTTCAAATCCCTGCGGGATAACGTGGAGGCAGTGGAGATGAGCGGTGTGGACATCGCTTCCTGCAAGATCAAGGCATTTACCGTGGCATCTATATTCGGTACCGTGGCAGGAGCCATGTATGCCCACTATATGGGCTATATAAACCCATCCACCTTTAACCTGGATTTGTCCACCAACTATGTGGTTATGCTGATGGTGGGAGGACTGGGGTCCGTGGTGGGAACTATATTTGGATCAGCCATTGTCACCATCCTTCCGGAAATGCTGCGTTTCCTGGGCAATTACTATCAAATCGTGTTCTGTTCTATCATCCTGCTGGGGGCCATATTCTTCCCGGACGGCTGGGTGAGTGCGGCAACAGGCCTGTTCATGAAGATGTATCAGAGAATCAGCGGAAAGAGCTATGCAGAAGGCGGTGAATAA
- a CDS encoding electron transfer flavoprotein subunit alpha: protein MAELRIHQEQLDEDSIRQLIDICPFGAISCRDGKVEIDSGCRMCRLCVKKGPGGAVEYMETQEPGINKDEWRAVAVYVEYNGKAVHPVTFELIGKARELAAVTGHPVYALFMGYRVGEKAEELLAYGVDQVFVYDRKELEHFSVLTYANVFADFITRIRPSSILVGATNAGRSLAPRVAARFRTGLTADCTVLEMKENTDLVQIRPAFGGNIMAQIVTPKNRPQFCTVRYKIFSAPPVTKDPSGTIRTMEVTDGMIDRRIRVEEIIHKPKEIDISEAEVIVAVGRGVKSQADLELIRELAAALDAQLACTRPLIECGWFDARRQIGLSGRTVKPKLIITIGISGSVQFAAGMRGAECIIAINTDRKAPVFDIANIGLVGDWYEILPRLLKTVKEGT from the coding sequence ATGGCTGAACTGAGGATTCACCAGGAACAGCTGGATGAAGACAGCATCCGCCAGCTCATTGACATATGTCCCTTTGGTGCCATCAGCTGCAGGGATGGAAAGGTGGAAATTGACTCCGGCTGCAGAATGTGCAGGCTGTGTGTGAAGAAAGGTCCTGGCGGGGCCGTGGAATATATGGAAACACAGGAACCGGGGATTAATAAGGATGAATGGCGCGCAGTGGCTGTGTACGTGGAATACAATGGAAAGGCCGTACATCCCGTGACATTTGAGCTGATCGGCAAGGCCAGGGAACTGGCAGCCGTCACAGGCCATCCTGTGTATGCGCTGTTTATGGGGTATCGGGTGGGAGAAAAGGCAGAGGAACTGCTGGCATACGGGGTGGACCAGGTCTTTGTGTATGACAGGAAGGAGCTGGAACATTTCTCCGTCCTCACATACGCCAATGTATTTGCGGATTTCATAACCAGAATCAGGCCGTCGTCCATCCTGGTGGGGGCCACCAACGCAGGGCGCTCCCTGGCTCCCAGGGTAGCGGCGCGGTTTAGGACAGGGCTGACAGCAGACTGTACGGTCCTGGAAATGAAGGAGAATACGGATCTGGTGCAGATCCGTCCTGCCTTTGGGGGAAATATTATGGCTCAGATTGTGACGCCGAAGAACCGGCCGCAGTTCTGCACGGTCCGGTATAAGATATTTTCCGCGCCTCCGGTGACAAAGGATCCCTCAGGCACCATCCGTACCATGGAGGTGACGGACGGCATGATTGACCGGAGAATCAGGGTAGAGGAAATCATACATAAGCCAAAGGAGATTGACATATCGGAGGCAGAGGTGATTGTGGCTGTTGGAAGGGGTGTAAAAAGTCAGGCGGATTTGGAGTTAATAAGGGAACTGGCCGCTGCGCTGGACGCACAGCTGGCGTGCACCAGGCCTTTGATTGAGTGCGGCTGGTTTGACGCCAGGCGCCAGATTGGACTCAGCGGCAGAACGGTGAAGCCAAAGCTCATCATTACCATAGGTATCTCCGGTTCCGTACAGTTTGCGGCGGGCATGAGGGGTGCTGAGTGCATCATTGCCATTAACACGGACAGGAAGGCTCCGGTTTTTGACATTGCCAACATCGGCCTGGTGGGGGACTGGTATGAGATACTTCCACGGCTGCTTAAGACGGTTAAGGAGGGTACGTGA
- a CDS encoding FAD-binding oxidoreductase, which translates to MGYRKLDERDIAYLKKVTEDGRVLTGSDISQDYSHDELGGVERAPEALVRVLSTGEVSDIMAYASREGIPVVTRGSGTGLVGAAVAIHGGIMLETTQMNHILELDRRNLTVTVEPGVLLMDLAQYVEENGLFYPPDPGEKSATIGGNISTNAGGMRAVKYGVTRDYVRALTVVLPTGEVVEFGGKTVKNSSGYSLLNLMIGSEGTLGVITRAVLKLVPLPGKTVSLLVPFADMEQAIEMVPVIVEAQIQATAIEFMERETILFAEEYLGKRFPDTRNDAYILLTFDGRNAEQVRAEYQEVADLCLEHGALDVFIVDTQERKQSVWNARGAFLEAIKASTTQMDECDVVVPRDRVADFIKYTHEVAGILNLRIPSFGHAGDGNLHVYLCRDDLAEDEWKEKLSLGFEMMYARAREYGGAVSGEHGIGYAKKEYLKEQLGDTQIGLMRRIKKAFDPNLILNPDKVV; encoded by the coding sequence ATGGGGTACAGGAAACTGGATGAGAGGGATATCGCTTATTTGAAAAAGGTGACAGAGGACGGACGGGTCCTGACCGGATCCGATATAAGCCAGGATTACAGCCACGATGAGCTGGGGGGAGTGGAGCGCGCTCCCGAAGCCCTTGTAAGGGTATTGTCCACCGGAGAGGTTTCGGACATCATGGCCTATGCCAGTCGGGAGGGAATTCCCGTGGTTACCAGAGGCTCCGGCACAGGGCTGGTGGGGGCGGCTGTCGCTATCCACGGAGGCATTATGCTGGAGACCACACAGATGAACCATATTCTGGAGCTGGACCGCAGGAACCTTACTGTGACAGTGGAACCGGGGGTGCTTTTAATGGATCTGGCGCAGTACGTGGAGGAAAACGGGCTTTTTTATCCTCCGGATCCAGGTGAGAAATCAGCGACCATAGGCGGAAATATCAGCACCAATGCAGGCGGAATGCGGGCCGTAAAATATGGCGTCACAAGGGATTACGTGAGGGCGCTGACAGTGGTGCTGCCCACAGGCGAGGTGGTAGAATTTGGCGGTAAGACGGTTAAGAACAGTTCCGGATACAGTCTGTTAAATCTGATGATTGGATCTGAGGGAACACTTGGGGTCATCACCCGGGCCGTGCTTAAATTGGTTCCCCTTCCGGGTAAGACAGTGAGCCTTCTGGTTCCATTTGCAGATATGGAGCAGGCCATAGAGATGGTGCCAGTGATTGTGGAGGCGCAGATACAGGCCACGGCCATTGAGTTTATGGAGCGGGAGACCATCCTGTTTGCGGAGGAATATCTGGGCAAACGGTTCCCGGATACCAGGAATGACGCCTATATCCTGCTCACATTTGACGGAAGAAATGCAGAGCAGGTGCGGGCGGAGTACCAGGAGGTGGCGGACCTGTGCCTGGAACACGGGGCTTTGGACGTGTTCATCGTGGATACACAGGAGAGGAAACAGAGCGTGTGGAACGCCAGAGGGGCATTTTTAGAAGCAATCAAGGCGTCCACCACCCAGATGGATGAGTGTGATGTGGTGGTGCCCAGGGACCGGGTGGCGGATTTTATCAAATACACCCATGAGGTGGCCGGGATACTGAATCTGCGGATTCCCAGCTTTGGCCACGCAGGCGACGGAAACCTTCATGTGTATCTTTGCCGGGATGACCTGGCAGAGGATGAGTGGAAAGAAAAACTGAGTCTGGGCTTTGAGATGATGTACGCAAGGGCGCGGGAATATGGAGGGGCAGTATCAGGGGAACACGGCATAGGGTATGCCAAGAAGGAATATCTGAAAGAACAGCTGGGGGACACGCAGATTGGCCTGATGAGGCGGATTAAAAAGGCCTTTGATCCCAATCTGATCCTGAACCCGGATAAGGTTGTCTGA